The DNA region TAATTATTTGTGGGGAAACGCATAGCCCACACCGAATACAACACCAATATCAGTATTGTCTTCAGCGAAACCAGCATTGACGCTGACATTACCGACCCAGTTTTTCGCAAAACGATAGTCAACACCAGTAGTTAAGAGAAAATCTGTATCTTCATTGCTACCAGTGTCAAACGCGACGCCACCACCGATGTAAGGTGTAAACGGATTTTCGACAAAGGGGTCACGGCCACGTAGGGGAAAATCATAGGTAATAGGAACGTTAATCGTCGTGTCGTCACCAATGATTACGCTAGGACGGAGAGAGATATTTTTGGTGAGGGCAGCTTTACTAATAACAGTAAAGCCAGTATCTGCAACACCTTGGTCTTCATCACTGAGACCAATATTTGCGCCAACGCCAATATAGCTATATTTTCCAGTAGCGCTAATTTCAGGGTAACGGTCGCTACCTTGGGCAATTGTGATGGGTTCGCTAGTCAGAGCAGAAGCGGTTACTTGAGTTTGAGTGTCTGTGGGAACGGAAAATTCGGAAACTTGCTGTGCCTGGGCGGGCATCACACTGATTGTTGCTAAGGCGATCACCGCCACGGGAAGAATGCTTGTAATACTTTTCATTTGACGAATAACTCCTCTAAAACACAAAAAAGATTCGTTCTCCTGTTGTTGACGCAGGCGGATCTAGTTCTGTGCCAATTGTATCGGTAGAGTTGTGGGGTGGAAAATACGGCCGAAACGAGGGAACTGCCCCTTATTTCAAGGCGTCGCGTTGCCACTGGCCATAGCGATCGCCATAAAAATCCAAAATAGCTGTAATTTTTTTGCGATTCTCGTCCGACAGATCTTCGGGATAGTGAATAATCATTGCCCCAATCTGACTTTGGAAATAGTCAAACTCCTGCGATCGCTGGGTTTCTAGCTCGACCATCACACCAGATACTTGCCGAAGATGGGCTGCCACTTCCCGATAAATAGCCAAGGGCAGTTTCTCAAGTACAAGTTTTTCTGCGATCGCCCCAGCGAGAATCTTTTGAGTCACCATAAAAACCAAAACACAGCACAACAACACCCAATTTTACCCCTAAAGCAGAAGCCGCCCCAGCAAACTAGGACGACTTCAAACGAATCAAATTCAGTTATTGCAGCTTTTCAAAGAAAACTACTTTTAACTTTTAGCCTTCAGAAGCTTCGGTGTCAGGAGAAGGGGAACTATCACGATCGGCAAGAAGCACATCATCAATTTCCTTGTAAACCTCAATGCCCAATTGCTCAAGCACAACGACAGGAGAGTTACGACGGAAATCAACCCGCTTCACTTTGACTTGACCATCCGCAATCAGATCGCCAACCTGCACATAGCGGCTGTATTCTTCATTTGGCGCTTTCACCATGATGTTATCAACACCATTGAGCGTCACGACACCAGTAACCTCCGTTTCCTCTGCAAGGCTAGCAGTGGGTAGATCAGGTAATATCGGCGAAAAATCTAGTGCCGAAGAAACAGACCCCGCATTACTCCCAGAATCAAGCGTAACTAACGTAGCATTATTATTACCGCCGTTATTAGCAACTGGTGTCGGAGTAGAAGGTGCAGACGGCGTACTAGCAACAGGTGTGACGCGAGGCACGTTCTGAGGAGGTGCAGCAACAGGCTCAGGAGGTGGCTCCGGCACAAAAGTCACAGAGGTGGGCTTAAAGGTAAAGTCGGCAAAGGGGTCATTCCGACCTTCAGCAGTCGCATTTCGACGGGCATCAGGGTCAGTGGAGGGAATAAACACAGGGCTTAATCTCGCACCAGAGCCACTTAAAAGATCTGAAGGTTCGCCTTCCTCTGGTTGTGCTTCTGCTTCAGGAGTTGGCGCTGCTGCGGGCGGCGTTGCGGGTGCGGTGGCTGTAGGTGCTGGCTGCTCAGTTGCTGGTTGTCCCGAGGTTTCTTCTGCAGGGGTCTCTTCATCCCCACCGGAAGAACAACTTCCCAAAACCACAGTTAGGGCCAGGGCGGGTATAAGAAGATGGAGTTTACGCATGACGGGAAACCTCGACGTTCACGATGCTATGTGGACTGCTTAAACAATAATAGAAAAAATACAGCAGGAAATACGCTTCTTGCCTGTAGATGCTTTATTAAATACAAAAATATAAAGTTTATTTTTGACTTAAGTTCATCATACCCCGATTTTTTTCAGACATCTGTACTTCCCGTAAAAGCTTGGGGTTAAGGGTGATGTCTTGGGCTTTCAAGTCTCTCAATATTCGTATTACAGTATGGTCTAGCTACTTAACTTTGCCGGATGCTCAATGATAAAGCTTTTTAAGCAATACGAAAAACTGATGACCCACTTGCTTATGACAATGTTGGCGATCGCCATCGGCCTTGGCACTCTTGATCTAGGCTGGGTGATTTTTCAGGATATTATTGCGCCACCATTCCTCATCCTTGGCACTGATCAGCTGCTGGATGTGTTTGGTCTATTTATGCTGGTGATCATCGGCATTGAGCTGCTAGAGACGATCATGAAAACCTATTTGGTTAAAGGTGAGCCCCATTTTGAGGTTGTTCTCTCTGTCGCCATTATTGCGATCGCCCGCAAAGTGATTATTCTCGATATTAAAACGATCGATAGTGAGAAAATGTTCGGCATTGCAGCAATCATTTTCTCCCTGACCGTCGGCTACTACTTTATGAAGCAAAGTCATAAGAATAGCGATCAAAAGGTGAAACTCTCCCTAGAAACACAAACAGTGGATCACCAAAACCCTGATTCAGACTAAATCGCCAGTGAAACGAACAAAGGTTCAAGATTTTAGCGCTGACCAAACTTTACTTCTGATAATTTCTGTTGATAAAACGCCAGACGATCTAACGCACCAAGCTGCTCTGCCATTTCAGCAGCCCTAATTAAAAAGATTTCAGCTTGTTCAAGATCTCCAAGCTCTGCATAGAGAAAAGCTGCATTTTCAACAGTCTTAAATTCTTCATTCAGGTTATTTTGTTCTCGCGCAAATTTAGCCCAACGGTTTAGCTCTTTAAAGGCTAAGTCCGTTTGATTCATAGTTTTACGAGTTAAATAACGACCTTCTAGGGCACGAAATTTATTTTCAAAATCCCTAATATCTTCTGCGGCAAGGAGAGCGTCTGTATAAGCAATAATTGCGCTTTCGCCTTGTCCTGCGTATAGGAAGGCATCACCTAAATTTGTGAGCGTCAGGGTTTCAGCTGCGGGATTTTTTGCTTCACGGTGGAACAGAAGAGCTGTTTGATACCGTTTAATCGCCTCGCCATATTCTCCTCGTAAAGTCGCAGCTAATCCGAGGTTGCTAAGACTTAAGCCTGCGGTTAATGCATTTTCTACAGAGCGGGCGATCGCCAAAGCATCGGTAAACACTTCCTCTGCCATGAGAAGATTACCTTCTTGCAGGAAAAGCGTTCCGAGATTATTTAGCGCAAACATCTGTGCCTGAAGATCGTCGCGATCACGGGCAACGGCTAACCGACGACGAAAGGCATTTTCTGCTTCAAGGGGTTCACCGAGAGCTACATAGGATTCACCGAGGTAATCATACGTGAGCCCTAAACTTTCTTCATCGCCAAACCGTTGATAGATATTGGCAGCCTTCAACCAATGAAATACAGCTTTATCGAGTTGACCTTGCTTTTCTGCTTGCTGTCCAAGTCGGAGCTGAAAGTCACCATCTTCCCGTCGGGTTGTTGTCGCTTCAGAGTTTTGTTTATTACGCCCCTGAGCAAAGGCTGGTGTCGTTCCCAAAATCCCCACACTGCCTAAGCTAATGAGAAGGCAAAGGGTTAATAAGAAAGGCAATGTAGAACGAAGGCGGAGCTGGAGCAACATGGTGACTTTTTGCAAAATTTATAGACAGGCGAAATCGCCTTTATCATAGCGACGAAAGACGATCATAGCTTACCCATTTTGCCTTGCATCGTATCTTTTTACTTCCATAGGGAAGGCGATCGCCACTAATTAAAATAGGGACGACAAGCCACGGCAATTTGTTCAATATGACGTTCATCAGTGCCACAACAGCCTCCCAAAATATTGATATGGGGTAGCTGTTTAAGAATTTCGGTATGGTCAGCGCCCAATTCCATAGGGTTACCAATATCTAATTCTGGCGCTGAATCCAGTTCTTCATGGCTCATTTTTGAAGCGTTAGCCCGTAAGCCTCGAATGCGTTGAATCCACGCAGCATCAGAATTACTCTGAAAAACATCTCGAAAATGAATGGGATGGGCGCAATTAATTCCGTAATAAGCCGTGTAACTTTTGGTCGCGTCATCAACAGCTTTAATTGCATTTTCCAGGGTTTCACCGCTGGGTAACTTGCCATCTGTCTCGACTGTAAAGAAGATAACCACTGGGATTGTTGCCTGTTGGGCAGCTAAGACAACTCCAATGACCTCATCAACATAATTCATCGTAAAGGCACTAACGAAATCGGCGTTTGACTCTGCAAAGGTATTGATTTGTTCTTGGTGATAATCCTTCGCTTGTGCTGCCGTCATCGCATCATCAATAGCATAGCCATCACCCCTTGGCCCAAGACAACCACTGATCACAAAAGGTTGTTCAGCTTCCAAATCCCCACGAATTTTTTCCATGAGCGTAATTAGTTCAAGGTTGGCAGCTTTTAATGTTTCTGGTGTGTAATCGAGGCGATCGCCCCAATCCTTATTCGCACGCCATGTGGGGGCTTCGAGAATAAAACCTGCATTAAATTTCTGGGCGATCGCCGCATAATTCCGAAAATATTCTTCAATAGCAGCCCGACCCAGAGGATTACGCATCAAATCGAACAAGGCAAAATGAGGCAACTCAAACCCTTTATCAAACAAAAAAGTTGTTTCTGCACCACCGTCAGTTAAGAAAAAACCACCATTGAGCTGAGGCAACGACGCACGATATTTACTCATATGTCCAAACCAAAATGAGAAAGATATTTTCTTGATCTTGCTCAATCAATTCGACAGCGTCTCAGGGCATTCACAATACTTTAGGGTTTATTTTTGAGGCAAAGGAATTTTCTGCTTTAAGTCGTGACGATGATTGAATACAAAATACCGGCACTAGACAATGGAAGTCCAAAATAAAATAGAGAATATGTGGGCAAGATAGCAACCGGAACGCGGTTTTTGAGCAAGGGAAAACTCAGCCAAAGGAGTATGTATATATCCCCAAAAGTTCTGACATAATCTCCGTAATACCCTAAGACTGTCAAAGTCAAACTAGAGAAAGCAGTTAAGATCAGTAAGCTACTCAAGCCCAGTTCCTTTTCTTTCCCCCAAGCTAAAAAATGACTGATACATAACAAGATTGCAGCGAATAAAATCAGTACAAAACTATAAGTTTCATATA from [Leptolyngbya] sp. PCC 7376 includes:
- a CDS encoding outer membrane beta-barrel protein; translated protein: MKSITSILPVAVIALATISVMPAQAQQVSEFSVPTDTQTQVTASALTSEPITIAQGSDRYPEISATGKYSYIGVGANIGLSDEDQGVADTGFTVISKAALTKNISLRPSVIIGDDTTINVPITYDFPLRGRDPFVENPFTPYIGGGVAFDTGSNEDTDFLLTTGVDYRFAKNWVGNVSVNAGFAEDNTDIGVVFGVGYAFPHK
- a CDS encoding phosphate-starvation-inducible PsiE family protein, which codes for MTHLLMTMLAIAIGLGTLDLGWVIFQDIIAPPFLILGTDQLLDVFGLFMLVIIGIELLETIMKTYLVKGEPHFEVVLSVAIIAIARKVIILDIKTIDSEKMFGIAAIIFSLTVGYYFMKQSHKNSDQKVKLSLETQTVDHQNPDSD
- a CDS encoding tetratricopeptide repeat protein — protein: MLLQLRLRSTLPFLLTLCLLISLGSVGILGTTPAFAQGRNKQNSEATTTRREDGDFQLRLGQQAEKQGQLDKAVFHWLKAANIYQRFGDEESLGLTYDYLGESYVALGEPLEAENAFRRRLAVARDRDDLQAQMFALNNLGTLFLQEGNLLMAEEVFTDALAIARSVENALTAGLSLSNLGLAATLRGEYGEAIKRYQTALLFHREAKNPAAETLTLTNLGDAFLYAGQGESAIIAYTDALLAAEDIRDFENKFRALEGRYLTRKTMNQTDLAFKELNRWAKFAREQNNLNEEFKTVENAAFLYAELGDLEQAEIFLIRAAEMAEQLGALDRLAFYQQKLSEVKFGQR
- a CDS encoding homocysteine S-methyltransferase family protein, which codes for MSKYRASLPQLNGGFFLTDGGAETTFLFDKGFELPHFALFDLMRNPLGRAAIEEYFRNYAAIAQKFNAGFILEAPTWRANKDWGDRLDYTPETLKAANLELITLMEKIRGDLEAEQPFVISGCLGPRGDGYAIDDAMTAAQAKDYHQEQINTFAESNADFVSAFTMNYVDEVIGVVLAAQQATIPVVIFFTVETDGKLPSGETLENAIKAVDDATKSYTAYYGINCAHPIHFRDVFQSNSDAAWIQRIRGLRANASKMSHEELDSAPELDIGNPMELGADHTEILKQLPHINILGGCCGTDERHIEQIAVACRPYFN